Proteins encoded together in one Coffea arabica cultivar ET-39 chromosome 2c, Coffea Arabica ET-39 HiFi, whole genome shotgun sequence window:
- the LOC113726570 gene encoding syntaxin-81 encodes MAKARDRTEDFRDAVRRSAVSLGFTEAKTAAILSSFIMHKPRERTSFMKAALKTLGSIEALEHFLMKHKKDYLDQHRITEQERDSIEHEVTVFIKACKEQIDVLKNSINDEETNSRGWLGIKGDNLNADTIAHKHGVVLILSEKLHSVTSHFDKLRAVRFQDAINRVTPRRKRRQAGTEEVKEVARSSNVGPRETYDKEVRESEEAQPGPIRVQEQLLDDETRALQVELSSLLDAAQETEKKMVEMSALNHLMSTHVLQQAQQIELLYEQAVEATKNVELGNKELSQAIQRNSSSRTFLLLFLFVLTFSILFLDWYN; translated from the exons ATGGCGAAAGCTAGAGATAGAACTGAAGATTTCAGGGATGCTGTCCGTCGTTCGGCTGTTTCATTGGGTTTCACTGAG GCCAAAACAGCAGCTATTTTGTCATCTTTTATTATGCACAAACCTCGGGAAAGGACTTCATTTATGAAAGCTGCATTGAAAACG CTTGGAAGCATTGAAGCACTGGAACACTTCTTAATGAAGCATAAGAAGGATTATTTAGATCAGCACCGCATCACTGAACAAGAGAGAGATAGCATTGAACATGAA GTTACTGTTTTCATTAAAGCATGCAAAGAGCAAATAGATGTTCTTAAGAATAGTATAAATGATGAAGAAACAAATTCAAGGGGCTGGCTTGGTATCAAGGGTGACAATTTGAACGCTGACACAATCGCACACAAACATGGAGTG GTTTTGATTCTAAGTGAAAAGCTTCATTCAGTTACATCACATTTTGACAAGCTGAGAGCTGTACGCTTCCAAGATGCTATTAATCGAGTAACCCCAAGAAGAAAGCGGAGGCAAGCTGGCACAGAAGAAGTAAAAGAAGTTGCCAGATCAAGTAATGTTGGACCGAGAGAGACATATGACAAAGAGGTCAGGGAGTCTGAAGAAGCTCAACCAGGTCCTATTAGGGTTCAAGAGCAACTTTTGGATGATGAAACACGTGCCCTCCAG GTTGAGTTGTCCAGCCTTCTGGATGCGGCACAAGAAACTGAgaaaaaaatggttgaaatgTCTGCCTTGAATCACCTGATGTCTACTCATGTCTTGCAACAAGCTCAACAAATAGAGCTTTTGTATGAGCAG GCAGTAGAAGCTACAAAAAATGTTGAGCTGGGTAACAAGGAGCTCTCTCAAGCCATTCAGCGCAATAGCAGTAGTAGAACATTTCTCTTGCTTTTTCTATTTGTACTTACTTTCTCCATCCTTTTTCTGGATTGGTATAATTAA
- the LOC113726568 gene encoding oligopeptide transporter 4-like encodes MGTLEVESLNTTTTTDDHHQKYEDEDDSPIEEVRLTVSNYDDPTLPVWTFRMWLLGLLSCALLSFLNQFFSYRTEPLIISQITVQVASLPIGHFMAAVLPEKKFRLPGFGQRLFSFNPGPFNMKEHVLITIFANAGAAFGNGSAYAVGIINIIIAFYKRKISFLAGWLLIITTQVLGYGWAGLLRKYVVEPAHMWWPNTLVQVSLFRALHEKDEQRVTRAKFFLVALICSFSWYLFPGYLFTTLSSISWVCWVFSKSVTAQQIGSGMRGLGIGALTLDWSVVASFLFSPLISPFFSIVNVLVGYVLILYIFIPVAYWGLDLYSAKRFPIFSSHLFTAKGQKYDIVAIVNDNFELDLNKYEEQGRIHLSMFFALTYGFGFATIASTLTHVGFFYGREIYERFRASYKEKEDIHTRLMRRYKDIPSWWFHVLLVITILVSLILCIFLNKQVQMPWWGLLFASVLAFVFTLPISIITATTNQTPGLNIITEYIMGIIYPGRPIANVCFKVYGYMSMAQAVSFLSDFKLGHYMKIPPRSMFLVQFIGTIVAGTINVSVAWWLLHSIKNICQDDLLPQDSPWTCPGDRVFFDASVIWGLVGPKRIFGTLGNYTEMNWFFLGGALGPIIVWLFHKAFPKQSWIPLINLPVLLGATGAMPPATPLNYNAWIIVGTIFNFFVFRYRKQWWQRYNYILSAALDAGVAFMAVLLYFTVGMENREVTWWGTKGEQCDLATCPTAKGITVDGCPVR; translated from the exons ATGGGAACTTTGGAGGTGGAATCACTaaacaccaccaccaccaccgacGACCACCACCAAAAATATGAAGACGAGGATGACTCGCCCATTGAAGAAGTCCGGCTAACCGTGAGCAACTATGACGACCCGACCCTACCCGTATGGACCTTCCGGATGTGGTTGTTGGGCCTGCTATCATGTGCCCTGCTATCGTTTCTCAACCAGTTCTTCTCTTACAGGACAGAGCCGCTGATCATATCCCAGATTACGGTCCAGGTGGCCAGTCTGCCTATTGGACACTTCATGGCGGCAGTCTTACCGGAAAAAAAGTTCCGTTTACCGGGGTTTGGGCAGAGGTTGTTCTCGTTCAACCCGGGGCCATTTAACATGAAGGAGCATGTCCTCATCACCATCTTTGCTAATGCTGGTGCCGCTTTTGGGAATGGTTCAGCTTATGCGGTTGGCATTATCAATATTATCATAGCCTTTTACAAGAGGAAGATATCCTTTTTGGCTGGTTGGCTACTCATTATCACCACGCAG GTACTAGGATATGGGTGGGCTGGACTGCTGAGGAAATATGTGGTGGAGCCAGCCCACATGTGGTGGCCCAACACCCTCGTGCAAGTTTCACTGTTCCG ggCCTTGCATGAAAAAGATGAGCAGCGCGTGACGAGGGCAAAATTCTTCCTAGTTGCACTGATCTGCAGCTTTTCTTGGTACCTGTTCCCGGGATACCTCTTCACAACACTCTCCAGCATCTCATGGGTCTGTTGGGTATTCTCCAAGTCAGTCACTGCCCAGCAAATAGGTTCTGGCATGAGGGGCCTTGGTATAGGAGCATTAACACTGGATTGGTCTGTTGTTGCATCCTTCCTGTTCAGCCCCCTAATTAGCCCTTTCTTTTCCATTGTCAACGTTCTCGTGGGGTATGTGTTGATACTCTACATATTCATCCCCGTTGCCTACTGGGGCCTTGACTTGTACAGTGCTAAAAGATTTCCCATTTTCTCATCACACTTGTTCACAGCCAAAGGTCAAAAGTATGACATAGTAGCGATAGTAAATGACAACTTTGAGCTCGATTTGAACAAGTATGAGGAGCAAGGAAGGATACATCTGAGCATGTTCTTTGCTCTAACTTATGGTTTTGGTTTTGCCACTATCGCATCCACTCTTACACATGTGGGCTTCTTTTATGGAAG GGAAATTTATGAAAGATTCCGTGCTTCGTACAAAGAAAAGGAGGATATACACACAAGACTAATGAGAAGATACAAGGACATACCTTCATGGTGGTTTCACGTCTTGCTCGTTATAACAATATTAGTCTCGCTAATactctgcattttcttgaacaAACAAGTTCAGATGCCATGGTGGGGTCTCCTCTTTGCCAGTGTCTTGGCCTTTGTCTTCACACTTCCAATCAGCATCATAACTGCCaccacaaaccag ACTCCAGGCCTGAACATAATCACAGAGTACATAATGGGTATAATATATCCAGGAAGACCGATTGCCAATGTTTGCTTTAAAGTTTATGGTTACATGAGCATGGCCCAGGCAGTCTCATTCCTCAGCGATTTCAAGCTGGGCCACTACATGAAGATTCCCCCGCGATCAATGTTTCTAGTCCAG TTCATAGGAACAATTGTAGCAGGCACCATCAACGTATCTGTGGCGTGGTGGCTGCTGCACTCCATTAAGAACATCTGCCAGGATGACCTCCTTCCACAAGATAGTCCATGGACATGCCCTGGAGACCGGGTGTTCTTTGATGCATCTGTCATATGGGGTTTGGTTGGACCTAAAAGGATTTTTGGAACTCTAGGAAACTACACTGAAATGAATTGGTTTTTTCTTGGAGGGGCCCTGGGACCTATTATAGTTTGGCTCTTCCACAAGGCATTTCCAAAGCAGTCTTGGATTCCTCTAATTAACCTCCCAGTCCTTTTGGGAGCAACAGGTGCCATGCCCCCAGCAACACCATTAAATTACAATGCCTGGATCATAGTCGGAACCATTTTCAACTTTTTTGTCTTCCGTTACCGAAAGCAGTGGTGGCAAAGGTACAATTACATTCTTTCAGCAGCTCTGGATGCTGGTGTAGCTTTCATGGCTGTGCTGCTATACTTCACAGTGGGAATGGAGAATAGAGAAGTTACTTGGTGGGGCACAAAGGGGGAACAGTGTGATTTGGCAACATGTCCAACAGCCAAAGGCATAACTGTTGATGGTTGTCCAGTGCGCTAA
- the LOC113726569 gene encoding uncharacterized protein yields the protein MALSVFCRKWRFCSLPPPPPPPVVPCRSFRSDAALEALSKASEAKTPNVLVLYNYPSFSGAFSALFAHLYHSRLNLPCLILPSSSAIPFRVEDVCIQGLKECYFLDFLGPKGFALELFKQTSCKVIGFDHRKSTLAKIPAPKENLNENLALHVNLEKSSSFAVYEYFSSKLSEIVSDDENSIGLTDPKDRERVELVLKYIEDGDLRRWSLPDSETFNVGIREWRSKLNCITNPQMYKQLMEMSAMDIIAGGISSVSTRQIAANKLLDKVFKVRLGRGLYGECLGVRLYGSSDLIDEVGKELSRRSAVAGLRSIGAVVYMQRNNLKMCLRSMDVNTDTSEISKACGGGGSPGSSSFIIRMDEYNKWLSSCSS from the exons ATGGCTCTTTCAGTATTCTGCCGAAAGTGGAGATTCTGTTCtctaccaccaccaccacctccaccagTGGTACCATGCCGGAGTTTTCGATCGGACGCAGCTCTTGAAGCCCTATCCAAGGCCTCCGAAGCCAAAACCCCAAACGTCCTCGTCCTCTATAACTATCCTTCCTTCTCCGGTGCCTTCTCCGCACTCTTCGCACATCTCTACCACTCCCGCCTCAATCTGCCTTGCCTCATTCTGCCTTCCTCGTCCGCCATTCCCTTCCG GGTGGAAGATGTGTGCATTCAAGGACTTAAAGAGTGCtactttcttgattttcttggccCAAAAGGTTTTGCTTTAGAGCTTTTCAAGCAAACATCTTGCAA GGTAATAGGATTTGATCATCGTAAGTCGACGTTGGCGAAGATTCCTGCTCCTAAGGAAAATTTGAATGAGAACCTTGCGTTACATGTCAATCTTGAGAAGAGTAGCTCCTTTGCTGTCTATGAATATTTCTCTTCTAAGCTTTCAGAAATTGTCTCGGATGAT GAGAACAGTATAGGTCTGACAGATCCTAAAGACCGAGAGCGTGTGGAATTGGTTCTCAAGTACATTGAAGATGGAGATCTTCGTAGATGGAGTTTGCCAGACAGCGAAACATTTAATGTTGGTATTCGTGAATGGCGCTCGAAGCTCAACTGCATCACTAATCCACAGATGTATAAGCAG TTGATGGAGATGAGTGCCATGGATATAATTGCTGGAGGCATCTCCTCTGTGTCTACTCGACAGATTGCTGCAAACAAATTGTTGGATAAGGTTTTCAAAGTTCGGTTGGGCAGAGGCTTGTATGGGGAATGCCTG gggGTCAGACTTTATGGTAGTTCAGATTTAATTGATGAGGTTGGCAAGGAACTTAGCAGAAGAAGTGCTGTGGCTGGACTAAG GTCTATAGGAGCTGTTGTTTACATGCAACGAAACAATCTTAAAATGTGTTTGAGGAGCATGGATGTCAATACTGATACTTCCGAAATTTCTAAG GCTTGTGGTGGAGGTGGCTCTCCAGGTTCCAGCTCCTTCATCATCCGGATGGATGAATATAACAAATGGCTCTCATCATGCTCATCCTGA